Below is a window of bacterium DNA.
CGTGGACGCCGGTCCCTGCGGATGGTGTCTCGGTCATCCGTGCCAAACCATTCCCGTGGCCGGACTTTGCGTTGATCGGGGCCGTGACCTTTGCGGTGTTCTTCACCCGCGCCGGCGGCCGGTCGACGATTCTCCCCCTGTTCGCGTACAACCAGGTGGGGGCGAGCGCGACGCAGGTGGGAGTCCTGCTGTCCCTGCTCGCCGTCATCAACATGGCCGTGCTGTATCCGACCGGGGCGCTCTCCGACCGCTTCGGTCGGAAACTTGCGATCGTGCCCGGCGTCTCATTGATGGCGATCGCGTTCGTCCAATTGTCTCGCGCGTCCTCGTACCAAGGGCTGCTTGCGGGTGCCGTGCTCCTCGGGTTCGGCAGCGGTGTCGGTGGCCCGGCCCCCGCCGCCTACATGGCCGACCTCGGCCCGCCCGAACGGATGGGCGCCGCGCTCGGACTGTATCGTGCCATCGGGGACCTTGGGTTCCTCATCGGCCCGATCGCGCTGGGGTGGGTGGCGGATATGCGAGGGTACTCCGCGGCGCTCGTCGTCGTGGCGAGCGTGCTCGGCGCCACGGTGTTGCCGTTTGCACTCTTCGCCCGAGAGCACCGATTCGCATCGGAGAGGATCCCGGATGGGCCCGTGGTCGTCCGGGAACCACTCGGAGCGCCCGAGGGCGCGGATGAATGAGGTGAGGACGGGCGGGCCCGGCTATCGGACGCGCGTGGTCCCGCAGACCAGGGGGGAGGGCAGGC
It encodes the following:
- a CDS encoding MFS transporter, whose product is MGASVTIMALGLTIMAPALPLFGRTFGVGAAMVGSLVSAYAVGRLILDVPAGYLVDRVGRRPVLLASAVVVAVAALLAAGAASFAQLIAWRVLQGAGSGLFTTAAMAAMADLGGPVHRGRALSMFSGAFLIGSSLGPSVGGIVTAHWGVRAPFALYGVLATLCLVWVYFRVPETAPAWTPVPADGVSVIRAKPFPWPDFALIGAVTFAVFFTRAGGRSTILPLFAYNQVGASATQVGVLLSLLAVINMAVLYPTGALSDRFGRKLAIVPGVSLMAIAFVQLSRASSYQGLLAGAVLLGFGSGVGGPAPAAYMADLGPPERMGAALGLYRAIGDLGFLIGPIALGWVADMRGYSAALVVVASVLGATVLPFALFAREHRFASERIPDGPVVVREPLGAPEGADE